In Vigna unguiculata cultivar IT97K-499-35 chromosome 3, ASM411807v1, whole genome shotgun sequence, a single genomic region encodes these proteins:
- the LOC114178803 gene encoding probable pectinesterase/pectinesterase inhibitor 51, translating to MDYLFLFSLFLLLTLSAAHRKTPPVTAVKSVTPEIQQACAATRFPQQCETSLSQYPKLPPNPTSLQLIQSAIAIYSENLATAQSMVNSLLDGASGSRNLTVAASTCVEVLDNSKHRTSLASDALPLGKTKDARAWLGAALAYQYDCWNSLKYANVSAAVGKAMAFIDSLESLSSNALSMAFSLDAFGNDAASWKPPATERNGFWGSLASGDSGTVGGVPPNLKPDVTVCKDGADGCYKTIQEAVNAAPDNGDGKKRFVILIKEGVYKETVRVPLAKRNVVFLGDGIGKTVITGDANVGQPTMTTYNSATVAVLGDGFMAKDLTIENTAGPDAHQAVAFRSDSDLSVIENCEFLGNQDTLYAHSLRQFYKSCRIEGNVDFIFGNAAAVFQDCLVLVRPRQVRPEKGENNALTAHGRTDPAQPTGFVFQNCVINGTEEYMALYHRNPKVHKNYLGRPWKEYSRTVFVNSELEVIVTPQGWMPWTGDFALKTLYYGEFGNKGPGSDLSQRVSWSSKIPEDHVVAYSVQNFIQGNDWIPSSSS from the exons ATGGATTATctcttcctcttttctctcttcCTCCTCCTAACCCTCTCCGCCGCGCACCGTAAAACCCCGCCTGTCACCGCCGTCAAATCTGTCACGCCGGAGATCCAACAAGCCTGCGCCGCCACGCGCTTCCCGCAGCAATGCGAAACCTCTCTCTCCCAATACCCCAAACTCCCGCCCAACCCGACCTCTCTCCAGCTAATCCAGTCCGCCATCGCCATCTACTCTGAAAACCTCGCCACCGCTCAGTCCATGGTGAATTCCCTCCTCGACGGCGCTTCCGGCAGCCGCAACCTCACCGTGGCCGCCTCCACCTGCGTTGAAGTGTTGGACAACTCGAAGCACCGCACTTCCCTCGCCAGCGACGCGCTGCCACTCGGCAAAACCAAGGACGCGCGCGCGTGGCTGGGCGCGGCGCTCGCTTACCAGTACGACTGCTGGAACAGCCTCAAATATGCGAACGTGTCCGCGGCCGTCGGCAAAGCGATGGCGTTCATCGACTCCCTCGAATCTCTCTCCAGCAACGCCCTCAGCATGGCCTTCTCCCTGGACGCCTTCGGAAACGACGCCGCTTCGTGGAAGCCTCCCGCCACCGAGCGCAACGGCTTCTGGGGCAGCCTCGCCTCCGGCGACTCCGGAACCGTGGGAGGTGTTCCGCCCAATTTGAAACCCGACGTTACTGTCTGTAAAGACGGAGCTGACGGCTGTTATAAGACCATACAAGAGGCCGTTAACGCTGCGCCAGATAACGGCGACGGGAAGAAGCGGTTTGTCATACTCATAAAAGAAGGAGTTTACAAGGAGACCGTTAGGGTTCCGTTGGCGAAGAGGAATGTGGTGTTCTTGGGTGACGGCATTGGAAAAACGGTTATAACCGGTGACGCTAACGTGGGGCAACCAACCATGACAACTTACAACTCTGCCACCGTCG CGGTTCTTGGGGATGGATTCATGGCAAAGGATCTGACGATCGAGAACACAGCTGGTCCTGACGCACACCAGGCAGTGGCATTCAGATCAGACAGTGATCTTTCTGTGATTGAGAATTGCGAATTCTTGGGCAACCAAGACACTCTCTATGCTCACTCCCTGCGCCAATTCTACAAATCATGCCGCATTGAGGGCAACGTGGATTTCATCTTTGGAAACGCTGCCGCAGTTTTCCAAGACTGTCTCGTCCTGGTTCGTCCCAGGCAAGTGCGTCCAGAGAAGGGCGAGAACAATGCTCTCACTGCACATGGCAGAACGGACCCAGCACAACCCACAGGCTTTGTTTTCCAGAACTGTGTCATCAATGGCACTGAGGAGTACATGGCTTTGTATCACCGCAACCCAAAGGTGCACAAGAACTACTTGGGTAGGCCTTGGAAGGAGTATTCGAGAACGGTTTTCGTTAATTCAGAGTTGGAGGTGATTGTGACACCCCAGGGTTGGATGCCATGGACCGGTGACTTTGCCCTCAAGACACTTTACTATGGGGAGTTCGGGAACAAGGGTCCTGGTTCTGATTTGTCTCAGAGGGTATCCTGGAGTAGTAAGATCCCTGAAGACCACGTCGTGGCCTACTCGGTACAGAACTTCATTCAAGGAAATGATTGGATTCCATCATCATCCTCGTAG